A genome region from Brassica oleracea var. oleracea cultivar TO1000 chromosome C2, BOL, whole genome shotgun sequence includes the following:
- the LOC106325689 gene encoding uncharacterized protein LOC106325689, with product MATLDSPLEALALEYASFGCLAVVNNVWTWIAVVTAAVSFWRIRVTTIKVEDGHGCVLLEGSKASIPEQVTGHYQPQAVAGTVEETATAQGKETVVWEPLVCDEGVTKGKLTMYYEVGVEGERCVDGDGEVTDVSYGGGLGHCGEWWERWERVLKMKTGDDDWYRYVDVTVLNGSVVRLWDDKRNP from the coding sequence ATGGCGACTTTGGATTCTCCACTAGAGGCGCTGGCTCTGGAGTACGCTAGCTTCGGTTGTCTCGCCGTCGTCAACAACGTCTGGACATGGATCGCCGTCGTGACGGCTGCCGTCAGCTTCTGGAGGATAAGAGTCACCACCATTAAAGTCGAAGACGGACATGGGTGTGTCTTGTTAGAGGGATCCAAAGCCTCGATACCTGAACAAGTAACCGGTCATTACCAACCGCAAGCAGTGGCCGGGACCGTGGAGGAAACGGCGACGGCTCAAGGGAAGGAAACGGTGGTTTGGGAGCCGTTAGTGTGCGATGAGGGCGTGACGAAAGGGAAGCTGACGATGTACTATGAGGTAGGCGTTGAAGGAGAGAGGTGTGTTGACGGAGACGGGGAGGTAACGGACGTTAGCTACGGAGGTGGTTTGGGTCATTGCGGAGAGTGGTGGGAGAGATGGGAAAGAGTGTTGAAGATGAAAACTGGTGATGACGATTGGTACCGTTACGTCGACGTGACGGTGCTAAACGGAAGTGTCGTAAGGTTATGGGATGACAAACGGAACCCGTAA
- the LOC106326038 gene encoding auxin-responsive protein SAUR71 — protein sequence MDENNAAKLTGIRQIVRLKEILQKWQTVTIGSKLDVPPLEDGKQAAALISPAINKRLLAVKNCDSDEESSQSPKTPADVPRGYLAVYVGPELRRFIIPTSYLSHSLFKVLLQKAEEEFGFDQSGALTIPCEVETFKYLLKCMENNLRDHHPDDSSAGDAVEAKEE from the exons ATGGATGAAAACAATGCAGCAAAGTTAACCGGAATCCGGCAGATCGTTAGACTAAAGGAGATTTTGCAGAAATGGCAAACCGTAACGATAGGTTCCAAGTTAGATGTTCCTCCACTGGAAGATGGAAAGCAAGCGGCAGCACTAATTTCACCAGCGATCAACAAGAGGCTATTAGCTGTCAAGAATTGTGACTCGGATGAGGAGAGCAGTCAAAGCCCTAAGACTCCGGCTGATGTTCCGAGAGGGTATTTAGCGGTTTACGTTGGACCGGAGCTAAGGAGGTTTATCATACCAACAAGCTATCTCAGCCACTCTTTGTTCAAGGTGTTGCTCCAGAAAGCAGAGGAAGAGTTTGGGTTTGATCAGAGCGGTGCGCTCACCATCCCTTGCGAGGTCGAGACTTTCAAGTACTTACTTAAATGCATGGAGAACAATCTTAGAGATCATCACCCTGACGACAGCTCCG CTGGGGATGCAGTAGAAGCGAAGGAAGAGTAA